Below is a genomic region from Vicia villosa cultivar HV-30 ecotype Madison, WI unplaced genomic scaffold, Vvil1.0 ctg.000685F_1_1, whole genome shotgun sequence.
AAGGCATGAATGAACGAGAATGAACCTAGATTTGCAATTATGGTTTTAATTGAATAGGAAAAATTTGTCCATCACCGACCATAACCGATCATTTGTCCACCCTTAAATCACATATCAACATGTAAAAGTTCAAAAAATCATCTTCGTAGATTAAGCACACAATTATACAAATTCAAAGATTATTACGTCTCAACATGTTGTATTAATCTTGTCATTTAGGGTTCACATGATTTATACTAACTCTATTTTTTATCTAGTAAGAAATATAATCATTgtagtattaaaaaataaattaggaaagtttttacGAAATTATCAATATAATGGTTTGAGAAAGATAAATTAAAAGAATTGAAAAACAATACTAAATATTTAAAgacataatagaaaaaataatattaataattcatTAACATCACAAGAAATATAATTTAGTATGGTTTTTCTCTCTCAAAGTGATATATAATAAAACATGGAgatattttttcttaataatataataatttatcatattatttattaaattgaatGATTTTAATGACtaaaaaattgaataattttaaaGTTCCGAGTGGACCATCCCACATTAGGGGTGACAAAACAGATCGTCCGTCCTATCTTAAACCCGCAAAAAATAGGACAAACAGACAAGCCAAACAAGCGAAATTAAACTTAAAAATCTAGTTCACTCCGCCAATGTGACAGGTTGACGGACTGCGGACTTGCCCGTATTTTTtcgaatttgttttttattttttaaataaattaatattttttatatatatttcaatCAGGTTTCTTACTTTTTTTAGAACAgttttttatatgtatttttttaacaaattttacttaaaaaaatattaagtatAAATAATATTGCTACCATATTTCACAAGTAGATAAAAGTATATGATGAAAAACTATATCTTTTGCTTGATCTGTAAATTGACTGTAATATATATTGTAGTGGTGCTAATGAATGATAATGTTTAAACTGTGAAGGATCTGTAAATCAATAAGTGTTTTAAAGTCTATATTTACTTTTGAAACATTTTAGGTATATAAACATTTGCTGTCATTTTTATAAGTTGTGTACACCATACAATATTGTCGAGGCAGAATAAGATTGTAAATAACTTAGGtacttgtttatttgaattttagaaAGGAACTACTGGTAAAATTGAACAAACACAATGTGGAGCGTATGATTCTGATTGTAATGCTATGAAAACATTGTTTAGTTGAATCACATGTTTTAAactagtatgctttcgaacttgCAGTGGTTCACTTCTTCAAATAGCTTCTTCCTGAAAGCACAATTTTATAATGATTTTGTCACTTTATAAAAATACCCAATTTTTTTATACCAAAATCTTGACCAAAATAATCAAGTATGGAAAAATTTGGGCTTTACATAGTATGATGTGAACACAGTGCTTTGTTGTGTTAGTGGTTTTTTTAGTACATTTTCTTTTGATTCCATTGTAgttattcaaaaataataaatgtataaaataaaaccatcaagaattgtaaCAAAAATCATGCGGGCTTGGCGGGCTGTCCCACCCTGTTACGTCTTTAACTCGTGGGGTTTTTTGTTTTGGAAGAGCGGTTAAGTATGCAGACGGGTCCAAAATCTCAATCCAACACGCCATTTTTTTGTAGGTGAGCGGGTCACGACCCGTTTTGACACTCCTACCCTACATGCACGATACAATCATTAAAAAGAAAGTCCTATTGTTAAGAAAGTACACATGTGATCATCATGACATCGCCGATTGGAAGTAAGTATGACAAATGAGCGGGACATGACTGATTTTCCACATTAACAACCATGTGTCCATCTCTCTATACAACCTTCGCCTTCACCCTAAATTCTATTAGAAATTATTATTGAACACTCGCCCCCACCTCCAATGGGGATAAATTTCCCTACTCTACTTCGTCTTTAGAAGCCACAACttattcttcaaaataaaacttatttACATATTTTCGAatcttcatatttaattttttttatagcaaCAAAAACTAAGAGTTAAATTAAATAGTAACATTCAACATAAATCAATCATATAacttaaatatttacaaatacaaATCTGAAATATTAATTATCTAAACAACATTTTAAAAATTCAAGTGGTGACAAAGTACGATATGAGTTTCAACACACACTGCCCCGTTTTAAAAATTCAAGTTTCTTCTACATCTGCCTTACCTCTAGTTTAATCGATTTTACCCTGTCAAACTTGGGGCAAAGTCGGTTGGATTAGACCAATTTTAAATATCGTTGTCATGCATTATAGGTAGGACTAACATTAGTGACAGAAGAGCATTTGATAATcaaaacttttgaaattttactatgtagaaagtaaaaataaaattgaaggatGAAGTAACTCAATAATTATGTACTAATTAAATGAAATGAGTGTAATGCGCAAGTCAAAGGTTCAATTTCTagcaaatttatttatttttatacattGATATGAATaagttgttgatatttataaatgaGCGAGGTATCTCAACTATTATGTGATGATTGAGTTAAATGAATGTAAACCTAATATTTATATGTTAATATCAATAGGGTTGGCCCTGGGCCCGGGCAAATAGGCCCGCAGCCCAAAACCTCAAACAAACGGGGGCCTCAATTGGGAGGTGTACTTAAGAATTTATAATACTGTAATTATAAATGATATTTTTCTTAGCGAAACTGTTAGACAAATGCTTACTTGTAACCTAATGGTTAGGTCATTCATTTGGGAGCAGACTTCAATCTTATAAGCTGAGTTAATTATACCTTAATGCTACCTAATCAATAGGTTTGGAATGAATTCCTATATAACTTTTTGTGATAATtatcatttattaaattttaattataaaataatttttatttaatcaattaaaatttataatgagactttaaatcaaattttatttttgataattatttattgtaatccttgcaattttattttaacttagggtctattttttttatttgttcaaGGCCTCTAAAAAGTTGGGACCGGCCATAAATATCAAAAAATTATCGATATTTATAAATTACTAAGGGTCTGTtcggtaaaaatagcggttgactgataagctagctgatatcttatagcttatgactgatgacttatagcttatagcggatggttgagactgatagcttataagctaatagaagtgtttggtaaaattagcggttcaattaacttataaatataaaatgacataaaagataattaatatataattattttattttaaattaaaataaattataagggttaaaaatggatattaattaaaataataaagataaaaaaggaagaaaaaataataagctataagacataagctaaaacgctatttgaaatagtgtctggaaaataagctataagctcgtgatgaaaagactgttaccaaacgggtctaaattatcatatgagcataagacataagctaaaagctcgaaaacatgttttaccaagctcatatgataatttagacccgtttggtaacggttttttcatcacgagcttatagcttattttactaacttatagcttatttttcagacgctattttaaatagtgttttaacttatgtcttatagcttattactttttcttccttttttatccttattatttcgattaaaatccattttttacctttataattaattttaatttaaaatataataattatatattaaatatcttttatgtcattttacatttataagttaattgaaccgctaattttaccaaacacttcaatgagcttataagctatcagtctcaaccatccgctataagttataagtcatcagtcatcaataataaactataaactatcaactaacttatcagtcaaccgctatttttactaaACAGtccaaaacttaaaaaaaaatagttatgtAAATATAACGAGCTAACAAGTGAGTGATTGTACATAAAAATACTCATTAAGCAGTTAAGCTTAATTCACATAACTGATCTATAATCATACATAATTGAATTCTATTTTTGTAAACGGTTATAAATTAGTTATTAAATGATTATATTCATAACCATTTTTATaatgaatttaaattttttaaaatacaatttatttacaattttttcatttcaattttttatttttagaaaaaatatatttttttcaaaaattttaaaaaaaaatcttgttttttgaataaaataaattttctaaaagtcaaaaaaaacttttttttttcatttttttatttaaagaaactaatttaagatttttttaatttataaaaatatattaatttaatttttattttagatataGATGTTAAAAATATAAGTTTCTTGGTCATGTATTGTTCGTCCAATAAAAAATCACTAATTTATCAAATcatctaaattattttaaaatataatacgtTCATTGGATGAGGGTGTTGGATTTAGGGGTATGCATgattggttattttcaaaaaccaaaccataaccattttaaaaccatttaaatggtttgaatttataaccataaccacattttaatcaaaactagttataaaaccggttataaatttgattatgattatataaccggttttttaaaaaaaatccaattttgaaaattattttttcagaaaatattttttttcgaaaaaaaaattaatattttgagaattaaaatatttggatttgaataataaccggattataaccgaatccaaaataatttaaccggttaataatcatttaattatatccgaATTATATGAATGGTTAACCAAATCATTAATAATAAAACCGGTTAATAAGCATTCAATTATATCCaaatatttaaaagtgatttatgtttggttATGGATTTAGACATCCCTAATTGAATTATTGGATGACGGTGTTGGATGACGTGTCATCCAATAAGAAACCACTAATTTATCAAATCAtctaaactattttaaaatataagtacAACTATATtaatagagttaaaaggtagtgcactgacaatgtaaaactattttacactgtcatccaatagggaatcatgaatgtgccatgtcattaaagttttttttaaataaaataatgttttaattggatgcatggtggtgattggttgacgagaaatacttgcatggatacgaacctaaatccatatttttaggcacaaccaatgAAAAGTGggagaatataatttttttaaattttaatttcgtttttaattgacatcatgggggtggttgagataaaagaggagagagacaattttatttttaatttttaattaataaaaaaaatgtgattggttgtgtgtaagtacAAGTGTTATGGTTGTGTCCATGTAAGTATTTTccttggttgacagtgtaaaaatagtTTATACTGTCAGTGCATAACCCTTTTTTTCATATTAATAACATGTTTAACACATGAATTTGATTAAACCtacattaataattattgtgtttgttttaatttgagcacCCCTTATTTAATGGTTAAGTAAACTTTAACTGTTTTGATTAGTTAGCCTGATTAAGTTAGTAGCGTATAACGTTCCAAAGTTGTGCTTGTCTCCAAAACCACATTctcaaaatccccaaaaccagcACTAGAAAACAATGGAcaaatcaaaagaagaaaaactgAGTAATCTAGAAAAACAGTTGTAAAGAAATGATTACGTTCGTTACTTATAAGAAGCGTTGCTTGGAATTCTTACTCTAACTTTCCAACCTCATTTTATGTTATGTTATGAGTTGTTGATTAGCATAAAGTTTCAAATTTTCATGTACAAATATTAATGCCCTTTTCCTTCTGCAACATCTTGTTACTTTTTCACCTTTTctactttcttcttcttcttccttttaacAACCTTTCTCTCTCTagaatgaacaacaacaacatcatcaacactgGTTGgatggaagagagagaaagtgGAAACACCACTCCTTCTTCATCTGCTTCTACTTTTCTCCAAAACAAACAACAGTTTGCTGCTTTCAAAACCATGCTTGAAATCGATGATGATGAATGGTACATGAAAGACATGGCTTTTCCACCTAACTTGGATACTGTTTTACTCAACAACACTGTTgattctgtttcttcttcttcgtgtTCACCTTCTTCATCTGTTTTCAATGCACTTGATCCTTCACTGTCGAATCTTCAGTGTTTTCTTCCTCAGAATCAGAAACCTGTTGATactctttcttctcttctcaaCAACCCTTTTGAGATTCCTTCTGAATTTGGTTATCTTGAACCTCAAGGTTCAGCATTACCTGCTTCTTCAAATATGGGTAGTTTGGTTGATTTCAATGCTACAGAGATGATGAGCTTGCCCCATTTGCCTCAAACTAGCAATGGCTTCATGGGGTTTCAGAACTCCGAAGAGGGTTCTGGAAAGTCGCTGTTTTTGAACAGGTCCAAGGTTTTGAAACCGCTTGATTCTTTGCCTCCTTCTGGAACACAACCTACTTTGTTTCAGAAGAGAGCGGCATTGAGAAAGAACATGGGGAAGGGTGAAGTTGGGGAAGAGAGTGATAAAAAAAGGAAGGTGAATGGTGGAGATGAAATTGAAGATTTGAGTTTTGATGGGTCTGGTTTGAACTATGATTCTGATGATTTGGCTGAGGGTAATGGCAAAAATGGTGGAAATGCTTCCAATGGGAACAGTACTGTCACTGATCAGAAAGGGAAGAAGAAAGGAATGCCTGCTAAGAATTTGATGGCCGAGCGTCGCCGCAGGAAGAAGCTCAATGATAGACTCTATATGCTGAGGTCTGTTGTTCCCAAGATTAGCAAAgtaagtgtttttatcttttgcAGCTTCTTTAATTTCAAGTTTTCTAGTTCCTTGAGTGTTCATGATTTATGATTCTTAAAGAGTGTTAGGTAATTGAAAGCTTTAATTTTTGTTGCTGTGATTTGTGGTGGATCTATGGATTCTGTGAACATGATTTTTGCTTTGGTAGATGGATAGGGCTTCAATTCTTGGGGATGCAATTGAGTATCTGAAGGAACTTCTGCAAAGGATCAATGACCTTCATAATGAGTTGGAATCAACACCTGCTGGATCTTCACTGACACCTGCTTCAAGCTACCATCCGCTGACACCGACTGCATCTTCGTTGCCGAGCCATATCAAAGAAGAACTGTGTCCCAGCTCACTGCCAAGCCCCAATGGCCAACCTGCCAGGGTaatgttgtttgtttgtttgtccaGTGCTGGAACTTGTCCTTTTGCTTTCTGACTTTTTATTCCTAAAACTAGAAATAGTGATGTGTATATTGACAGATAGCATATTTGTATGTGGATCTTGTGATTGCACCCAATTACTCACATCTTGATTGTACGATCAAGATCAAACGATCTAGATGCGACTGGTTGCCTGCAATCACAATGCGCGCAATTATTCACATCTTGATCGTACGATCAAGATCAAACGATCTAAATGTGTCTGGTTGCGTGCAATCACAATGCTCACTATCTAAATCCTTTGTTTGTGCTTTAAAGTGAAACTAGCTTCTGATTGTTTTTGAGTAGAAATGCAATCAGTAAAGTATCTTATTATTCTTATTTACCTTGTTTAGAGTTATCAATCTTGGTTTGATACTAGGTTCATATACACATTTGAACATTTTTGGTTGTCATTAGAATGATTTAATAAAAAGTGTTCTTGATACCATGTTGCAATTGTCATTTTCACTTTTTGTATAGGTTGAGGTTCGGTTGCGTGAAGGAAGAGCTGTAAATATCCACATGTTTTGTGCTCGCAAACCTGGTCTGTTACTCTCAACCATGAGGGCTTTGGATAGCCTTGGATTAGACATTCAGCAAGCTGTTATAAGCTGTTTCAATGGATTTGCTATGGACATCTTCAAAGCCGAGGTAAAAAAATTGTTCTATTTACTAATGGAAAGTATATATGCAATAATCAAAGTTATCAAAATCGCGGCCattgtttgaagttgtttattttttGTGATTGTGGCGTGAAAATGAAAGCTAACCTCTTTTCTCTTACAGCAATGCAAAGAAGATCAAGATGTTCATCCGGAGCAAATCAAAGCAGTACTGTTGGATTCAGCTGGTTTTAATGGCATGATCTAATTAGTTTAGGCAGCAAACAAACTAGTAATTTCTATTTCAGTTTATGAGTTTTTACATTTTAATATGATCACAGTTCAAGTGTGTGATACTGGCTCTGATGGATTCAGTTTAAGTTGAATAACTTGGATTACAAGGAATTTTCATAtgaatggattttatttggtacCTTCTAGAAGTTTTTATTGTGAAGATTGTTTTTTTCTTCAAGCAAacaatgaatgaatgaaaatcAAGGTTACTAATGCAGTGACCGTTGGTAATGGGTCCTTAATGATAGTACATCTGGTCCTATCCTTACAACAATGTTTTTGCGGATATTTGTGGTCCCAAT
It encodes:
- the LOC131630507 gene encoding transcription factor ICE1-like, which encodes MPFSFCNILLLFHLFYFLLLLPFNNLSLSRMNNNNIINTGWMEERESGNTTPSSSASTFLQNKQQFAAFKTMLEIDDDEWYMKDMAFPPNLDTVLLNNTVDSVSSSSCSPSSSVFNALDPSLSNLQCFLPQNQKPVDTLSSLLNNPFEIPSEFGYLEPQGSALPASSNMGSLVDFNATEMMSLPHLPQTSNGFMGFQNSEEGSGKSLFLNRSKVLKPLDSLPPSGTQPTLFQKRAALRKNMGKGEVGEESDKKRKVNGGDEIEDLSFDGSGLNYDSDDLAEGNGKNGGNASNGNSTVTDQKGKKKGMPAKNLMAERRRRKKLNDRLYMLRSVVPKISKMDRASILGDAIEYLKELLQRINDLHNELESTPAGSSLTPASSYHPLTPTASSLPSHIKEELCPSSLPSPNGQPARVEVRLREGRAVNIHMFCARKPGLLLSTMRALDSLGLDIQQAVISCFNGFAMDIFKAEQCKEDQDVHPEQIKAVLLDSAGFNGMI